In Pan paniscus chromosome 13, NHGRI_mPanPan1-v2.0_pri, whole genome shotgun sequence, one DNA window encodes the following:
- the MCM6 gene encoding DNA replication licensing factor MCM6 isoform X1, producing MDLAAAAEPGAGSQHLEVRDEVAEKCQKLFLDFLEEFQSSDGEIKYLQLAEELIRPERNTLVVSFVDLEQFNQQLSTTIQEEFYRVYPYLCRALKTFVKDRKEIPLAKDFYVAFQDLPTRHKIRELTSSRIGLLTRISGQVVRTHPVHPELVSGTFLCLDCQTVIRDVEQQFKYTQPNICRNPVCANRRRFLLDTNKSRFVDFQKVRIQETQAELPRGSIPRSLEVILRAEAVESAQAGDKCDFTGTLIVVPDVSKLSTPGARAETNSRVSGVDGYETEGIRGLRALGVRDLSYRLVFLACCVAPTNPRFGGKELRDEEQTAESIKNQMTVKEWEKVFEMSQDKNLYHNLCTSLFPTIHGNDEVKRGVLLMLFGGVPKTTGEGTSLRGDINVCIVGDPSTAKSQFLKHVEEFSPRAVYTSGKASSAAGLTAAVVRDEESHEFVIEAGALMLADNGVCCIDEFDKMDVRDQVAIHEAMEQQTISITKAGVKATLNARTSILAAANPISGHYDRSKSLKQNINLSAPIMSRFDLFFILVDECNEVTDYAIARRIVDLHSRIEESIDRVYSLDDIRRYLLFARQFKPKISKESEDFIVEQYKHLRQRDGSGVTKSSWRITVRQLESMIRLSEAMARMHCCDEVQPKHVKEAFRLLNKSIIRVETPDVNLDQEEEIQMEVDEGAGGINGHADSPAPVNGINGYNEDINQESAPKASLRLGFSEYCRISNLIVLHLRKVEEEEDESALKRSELVNWYLKEIESEIDSEEELINKKRIIEKVIHRLTHYDHVLIELTQAGLKGSTEGSESYEEDPYLVVNPNYLLED from the exons ATGGACCTCGCGGCGGCAGCGGAGCCGGGCGCCGGCAGCCAGCACCTGGAGGTCCGCGACGAGGTGGCCGAGAAGTGCCAGAAACTGTTCCTGGACTTCTTGGAGGA GTTTCAGAGCAGCGATGGAGAAATTAAATACTTGCAATTAGCAGAGGAACTGATTCGTCCTGAGAGAAACACATTGGTTGTGAGTTTTGTGGACCTGGAACAATTTAACCAGCAACTTTCCACCACCATTCAAGAGGAGTTCTATAG agtttaCCCTTACCTGTGTCGGGCCTTGAAAACATTCGTCAAAGACCGTAAAGAGATCCCTCTTGCCAAGGATTTTTATGTTGCATTCCAAGACCTGCCTACCAGACACAA GATTCGAGAGCTCACCTCATCCAGAATTGGTTTGCTCACTCGCATCAGTGGGCAGGTGGTGCGGACTCACCCAGTTCACCCAGAGCTTGTGAGCGGAACTTTTCTGTGCTTGGACTGTCAGACAGTGATCAGGGATGTAGAACAGCAGTTCAAATACACACAGCCAAACATCTGCCGAAATCCAGTTTGTGCCAACAGGAGGAGATTCTTACTGGATACAAATAAATCAAGATTTGTTGATTTTCAAAAG GTTCGTATTCAAGAGACCCAAGCTGAGCTTCCTCGAGGGAGTATCCCCCGCAGTTTAGAAGTAATTTTAAGGGCTGAAGCTGTGGAATCAGCTCAAGCTGGTGACAAGTGTGACTTTACAGGGACACTGATTGTTGTGCCTGACGTCTCCAAGCTTAGCACACCAG GAGCACGTGCAGAAACTAATTCCCGTGTCAGTGGTGTTGATGGATATGAGACAGAAGGCATTCGAGGACTCCGGGCCCTTGGTGTTAGGGACCTTTCTTATAGGCTGGTCTTTCTTGCCTGCTGTGTTGCGCCAACCAACCCAAGG TTTGGGGGGAAAGAGCTCAGAGATGAGGAACAGACAGCTGAGAGCATTAAGAACCAAATGACTGtgaaagaatgggagaaagtgtTTGAGATGAGTCAAGATAAAAATCTATACCACAATCTTTGTACCAGCCTGTTCCCTACTATACATG GCAATGATGAAGTAAAACGGGGTGTCCTGCTGATGCTCTTTGGTGGCGTTCCAAAGACAACAGGAGAAGGGACCTCTCTTCGAGGGGACATAAATGTTTGCATTGTTGGTGACCCAAGTACAGCTAAGAGCCAATTTCTCAA GCACGTGGAGGAGTTCAGCCCCAGAGCTGTCTACACCAGTGGTAAAGCGTCCAGTGCTGCTGGCTTAACAGCAGCTGTTGTGAGAGATGAAGAATCTCATGAGTTTGTCATTGAGGCTGGAGCTTTGATGTTGGCTGATAAT GGTGTGTGTTGTATTGATGAATTTGATAAGATGGACGTGCGGGATCAAGTTGCTATTCATGAAGCTATGGAACAGCAGACCATATCCATCACTAAAGCAGGAGTGAAG GCTACTCTGAACGCCCGGACGTCCATTTTGGCAGCAGCAAACCCAATCAGTGGACACTATGACAGATCAAAATCATTGAAACAGAATATAAATTTGTCAGCTCCCATCATGTCCCGATTCGATCTCTTCTTTATCCTTGTGGATGAATGTAATGAG gTTACAGATTATGCCATTGCCAGGCGCATAGTAGATTTGCATTCAAGAATTGAGGAATCAATTGATCGTGTCTATTCCCTCGATGATATCAGAAGATATCTTCTCTTTGCAAGACAGTTTAAACCCAAG ATTTCCAAAGAGTCAGAGGACTTCATTGTGGAGCAATATAAACATCTCCGCCAGAGAGATGGTTCTGGAGTGACCAAGTCTTCGTGGAGGATTACAGTACGACAGCTTGAGAGCATGATTCGTCTCTCTGAAGCTATGGCTCGGATGCACTGCTGTGATGAG GTCCAACCTAAACATGTGAAGGAAGCTTTCCGGTTACTGAATAAATCAATCATCCGTGTGGAAACACCTGATGTCAATCTAGATCAAGAGGAAGAGATCCAGATGGAGGTAGATGAGGGTGCTGGTGGCATCAATG GTCATGCTGACAGCCCTGCTCCTGTGAACGGGATCAATGGCTACAATGAAGACATAAATCAAGAGTCTGCTCCCAAAGCCTCCTTAAGGCTGGGCTTCTCTGAGTACTGCCGAATCTCTAACCTTATTGTGCTTCACCTCAGAAAGGTGGAAGAAG AAGAGGACGAGTCAGCATTAAAGAGGAGCGAGCTTGTTAACTGGTACTTGAAGGAAATCGAATCAGAGATAGACTCTGAAGAAgaacttataaataaaaaaagaatcatagAGAAAGTTATTCATCGACTCACACACTAT GATCATGTTCTAATTGagctcacccaggctggattgaaaGGCTCCACAGAGGGAAGTGAGAGCTATGAAGAAGATCCCTACTTGGTAGTTAACCCTAACTACTTGCTCGAAGATTGA
- the MCM6 gene encoding DNA replication licensing factor MCM6 isoform X2, whose amino-acid sequence MDLAAAAEPGAGSQHLEVRDEVAEKCQKLFLDFLEEFQSSDGEIKYLQLAEELIRPERNTLVVSFVDLEQFNQQLSTTIQEEFYRVYPYLCRALKTFVKDRKEIPLAKDFYVAFQDLPTRHKIRELTSSRIGLLTRISGQVVRTHPVHPELVSGTFLCLDCQTVIRDVEQQFKYTQPNICRNPVCANRRRFLLDTNKSRFVDFQKVRIQETQAELPRGSIPRSLEVILRAEAVESAQAGDKCDFTGTLIVVPDVSKLSTPGARAETNSRVSGVDGYETEGIRGLRALGVRDLSYRLVFLACCVAPTNPRFGGKELRDEEQTAESIKNQMTVKEWEKVFEMSQDKNLYHNLCTSLFPTIHGNDEVKRGVLLMLFGGVPKTTGEGTSLRGDINVCIVGDPSTAKSQFLKHVEEFSPRAVYTSGKASSAAGLTAAVVRDEESHEFVIEAGALMLADNGVCCIDEFDKMDVRDQVAIHEAMEQQTISITKAGVKATLNARTSILAAANPISGHYDRSKSLKQNINLSAPIMSRFDLFFILVDECNEVTDYAIARRIVDLHSRIEESIDRVYSLDDIRRYLLFARQFKPKISKESEDFIVEQYKHLRQRDGSGVTKSSWRITVRQLESMIRLSEAMARMHCCDEVQPKHVKEAFRLLNKSIIRVETPDVNLDQEEEIQMEVDEGAGGINGHADSPAPVNGINGYNEDINQESAPKASLRLGFSEYCRISNLIVLHLRKVEEGSCSN is encoded by the exons ATGGACCTCGCGGCGGCAGCGGAGCCGGGCGCCGGCAGCCAGCACCTGGAGGTCCGCGACGAGGTGGCCGAGAAGTGCCAGAAACTGTTCCTGGACTTCTTGGAGGA GTTTCAGAGCAGCGATGGAGAAATTAAATACTTGCAATTAGCAGAGGAACTGATTCGTCCTGAGAGAAACACATTGGTTGTGAGTTTTGTGGACCTGGAACAATTTAACCAGCAACTTTCCACCACCATTCAAGAGGAGTTCTATAG agtttaCCCTTACCTGTGTCGGGCCTTGAAAACATTCGTCAAAGACCGTAAAGAGATCCCTCTTGCCAAGGATTTTTATGTTGCATTCCAAGACCTGCCTACCAGACACAA GATTCGAGAGCTCACCTCATCCAGAATTGGTTTGCTCACTCGCATCAGTGGGCAGGTGGTGCGGACTCACCCAGTTCACCCAGAGCTTGTGAGCGGAACTTTTCTGTGCTTGGACTGTCAGACAGTGATCAGGGATGTAGAACAGCAGTTCAAATACACACAGCCAAACATCTGCCGAAATCCAGTTTGTGCCAACAGGAGGAGATTCTTACTGGATACAAATAAATCAAGATTTGTTGATTTTCAAAAG GTTCGTATTCAAGAGACCCAAGCTGAGCTTCCTCGAGGGAGTATCCCCCGCAGTTTAGAAGTAATTTTAAGGGCTGAAGCTGTGGAATCAGCTCAAGCTGGTGACAAGTGTGACTTTACAGGGACACTGATTGTTGTGCCTGACGTCTCCAAGCTTAGCACACCAG GAGCACGTGCAGAAACTAATTCCCGTGTCAGTGGTGTTGATGGATATGAGACAGAAGGCATTCGAGGACTCCGGGCCCTTGGTGTTAGGGACCTTTCTTATAGGCTGGTCTTTCTTGCCTGCTGTGTTGCGCCAACCAACCCAAGG TTTGGGGGGAAAGAGCTCAGAGATGAGGAACAGACAGCTGAGAGCATTAAGAACCAAATGACTGtgaaagaatgggagaaagtgtTTGAGATGAGTCAAGATAAAAATCTATACCACAATCTTTGTACCAGCCTGTTCCCTACTATACATG GCAATGATGAAGTAAAACGGGGTGTCCTGCTGATGCTCTTTGGTGGCGTTCCAAAGACAACAGGAGAAGGGACCTCTCTTCGAGGGGACATAAATGTTTGCATTGTTGGTGACCCAAGTACAGCTAAGAGCCAATTTCTCAA GCACGTGGAGGAGTTCAGCCCCAGAGCTGTCTACACCAGTGGTAAAGCGTCCAGTGCTGCTGGCTTAACAGCAGCTGTTGTGAGAGATGAAGAATCTCATGAGTTTGTCATTGAGGCTGGAGCTTTGATGTTGGCTGATAAT GGTGTGTGTTGTATTGATGAATTTGATAAGATGGACGTGCGGGATCAAGTTGCTATTCATGAAGCTATGGAACAGCAGACCATATCCATCACTAAAGCAGGAGTGAAG GCTACTCTGAACGCCCGGACGTCCATTTTGGCAGCAGCAAACCCAATCAGTGGACACTATGACAGATCAAAATCATTGAAACAGAATATAAATTTGTCAGCTCCCATCATGTCCCGATTCGATCTCTTCTTTATCCTTGTGGATGAATGTAATGAG gTTACAGATTATGCCATTGCCAGGCGCATAGTAGATTTGCATTCAAGAATTGAGGAATCAATTGATCGTGTCTATTCCCTCGATGATATCAGAAGATATCTTCTCTTTGCAAGACAGTTTAAACCCAAG ATTTCCAAAGAGTCAGAGGACTTCATTGTGGAGCAATATAAACATCTCCGCCAGAGAGATGGTTCTGGAGTGACCAAGTCTTCGTGGAGGATTACAGTACGACAGCTTGAGAGCATGATTCGTCTCTCTGAAGCTATGGCTCGGATGCACTGCTGTGATGAG GTCCAACCTAAACATGTGAAGGAAGCTTTCCGGTTACTGAATAAATCAATCATCCGTGTGGAAACACCTGATGTCAATCTAGATCAAGAGGAAGAGATCCAGATGGAGGTAGATGAGGGTGCTGGTGGCATCAATG GTCATGCTGACAGCCCTGCTCCTGTGAACGGGATCAATGGCTACAATGAAGACATAAATCAAGAGTCTGCTCCCAAAGCCTCCTTAAGGCTGGGCTTCTCTGAGTACTGCCGAATCTCTAACCTTATTGTGCTTCACCTCAGAAAGGTGGAAGAAG GATCATGTTCTAATTGa